A stretch of Vannielia litorea DNA encodes these proteins:
- a CDS encoding peptidylprolyl isomerase, whose amino-acid sequence MIQHLKHLFAGLALATLTALAAPATAQVASTDLFKPVVVVNGKAVTNFEVQQRIIMLKLFRTPGDLEKEALDGLVDDRLRFIAADQLGLEVTEEQIQEGEAEFASRANLTREEFLQALAGAGVARESFRDFVAAGLLWRQVVGQRFAELARAQVTENDIQHAISATSRRGGGVLVDFAEIIIPANTPAAAAQAERLAAELGGTTMSEAAFSSAARRYSASPSRARGGRVPEPVPIGNLPGQIAQAFLTLPPGGVTEPFPIPNAIAIFQLRRLIDSEDPGEETVALEYARFLIPGGRSEEALTRAAKIKARVDACDDLYGIAKGLPPEMLTRETRAAADVPRDIALELAKLDAGESSTALTSGNALVFLMLCGRTTAVLADDSPAGTGAAAAAAPGTEGEAPPAAEEQEDPTVAGVPEVERRAVRERLINQIVAGYADGYLAELKADAIITYP is encoded by the coding sequence ATGATCCAACACCTCAAGCACCTCTTCGCCGGCCTCGCGCTGGCCACCCTCACGGCCCTCGCCGCGCCGGCCACCGCGCAGGTCGCCTCCACCGACCTCTTCAAGCCGGTCGTCGTGGTCAACGGCAAGGCGGTGACCAACTTCGAGGTGCAGCAGCGCATCATCATGCTCAAGCTGTTCCGCACCCCCGGCGACCTCGAGAAGGAGGCCCTCGACGGCCTCGTCGACGACCGCCTCCGCTTCATCGCCGCCGACCAGCTGGGCCTTGAAGTCACCGAGGAGCAGATCCAGGAAGGCGAGGCCGAATTCGCCTCCCGGGCCAACCTCACGCGCGAGGAGTTCCTCCAGGCCCTCGCCGGCGCAGGCGTCGCACGCGAGAGCTTCCGCGATTTCGTGGCCGCCGGCCTGCTCTGGCGTCAGGTGGTGGGCCAGCGCTTCGCGGAGCTTGCCCGCGCCCAGGTCACCGAGAACGACATCCAGCACGCCATTTCCGCAACCTCCCGGCGCGGCGGCGGCGTTCTGGTCGACTTCGCCGAGATCATCATCCCCGCCAACACCCCCGCCGCCGCCGCCCAGGCCGAGCGCCTGGCTGCCGAGCTTGGCGGCACCACCATGTCCGAGGCCGCCTTCTCCTCCGCCGCCCGCCGCTACTCCGCCTCGCCCTCCCGCGCCCGCGGCGGCCGCGTGCCCGAGCCGGTGCCGATCGGCAACCTGCCCGGCCAGATCGCCCAGGCCTTCCTCACCCTGCCCCCCGGCGGCGTGACAGAGCCCTTCCCGATCCCCAACGCCATCGCCATCTTCCAGCTGCGCCGCCTCATCGACAGCGAGGACCCCGGCGAAGAGACCGTGGCGCTCGAATATGCCCGCTTCCTCATCCCCGGTGGCCGCAGCGAAGAGGCGCTGACCCGCGCCGCCAAGATCAAGGCACGCGTCGATGCCTGCGATGACCTCTACGGCATCGCCAAGGGGCTGCCCCCCGAGATGCTCACCCGCGAAACCCGCGCCGCCGCCGACGTACCGCGCGACATCGCGCTGGAGCTGGCCAAGCTCGACGCGGGCGAGAGCTCCACCGCGCTGACCTCGGGCAACGCGCTGGTCTTCCTCATGCTCTGCGGCCGCACCACCGCCGTCCTGGCCGATGACAGCCCCGCCGGCACCGGCGCCGCCGCGGCCGCCGCGCCCGGCACCGAGGGCGAAGCGCCTCCCGCCGCCGAAGAGCAGGAGGATCCCACCGTCGCCGGCGTGCCCGAAGTCGAGCGCCGCGCCGTGCGCGAACGCCTGATCAACCAGATCGTGGCGGGCTACGCCGACGGCTACCTCGCCGAGCTGAAGGCCGATGCCA